In Mytilus edulis chromosome 7, xbMytEdul2.2, whole genome shotgun sequence, a single genomic region encodes these proteins:
- the LOC139482056 gene encoding very low-density lipoprotein receptor-like, with protein sequence MDVLVWFRISLILFYLSAVESLHEKLLFANSQSIMEVDVNTHKLTVLVGHGGSVVYSFDYDYENGYVYFPRFTFKDIVRFPYPSQNITLQHVVNTSSYPASIAVDSANGHIYWINDDQSNKLSRCNLDGTNVVVIFTTFNYALMLRLDVKNRWMYIGYFNKGISKSRFNLTETSMIANFQSNSRVRTVGMDIDLTEQRIYWINYYGHIKSVNVDGSDVRTVISTSFPSLEYYALEVFESYIFYYTDDSKQLVMRNKSQGSTPIVLYNSTNWIKGIYVFKSTGMLFKKRDERCERDSQTHRSTIN encoded by the exons ATGGACGTGCTAGTATGGTTCAGAATaagtttaatattgttttatttgtcagCTGTGGAAT CATTACATGAAAAACTTCTGTTTGCAAATTCCCAATCAATAATGGAAGTTGATGTGAATACACATAAATTGACTGTACTGGTTGGTCATGGTGGAAGTGTTGTGTATTCATTTGACTACGATTACGAAAATGGATACGTTTATTTTCCAAGATTTACTTTTAAGGACATTGTGCG atTCCCATACCCTTCACAGAACATAACCTTGCAACATGTTGTAAATACATCGTCCTATCCAGCAAGTATAGCTGTTGATTCTGCAAATGGTCATATCTACTGGATAAATGATGATCAAAGTAACAAACTTTCAAGATGCAATTTAGACGGAACGAACGTAGTGGTTATATTTACAACTTTTAATTACGCTTTAATGCTACGACTAGATGTTAAAAACAG ATGGATGTATATTGGCTACTTCAACAAAGGAATATCAAAGTCCAGATTCAATTTAACTGAAACTAGTATGATTGCAAACTTTCAATCGAACTCTCGTGTACGTACAGTCGGAATGGACATAG ATCTGACTGAACAAAGAATTTATTGGATAAATTATTATGGTCATATAAAATCTGTGAATGTGGATGGGTCTGATGTTAGAACAGTCATTTCAACAAGTTTTCCTTCTTTAGAGTACTATGCTTTAGAAGTATTTGAAAGTTACATTTTTTACTATACTGATGATAGCAAGCAGTTAGTTATGAGGAACAAATCACAAGGATCCACGCCTATTGTTCTATATAATAGCACCAACTGGATTAAAGGCATATATGTGTTTAAATCTACAGGTATGTTatttaaaaagagggacgaaagatgcgagagggacagtcaaactcatagatcgacaataaactga